Genomic DNA from Quadrisphaera setariae:
GCATCGCGTGGCTGCGGCTGGTGGCGCACGGCCGCGCCGGCCACGGCAGCCAGGTCAACACCGACAACGCCGTCACCCGGCTGTGCGAGGCGGTGGCCCGCATCGGCGCCCACCCGTGGCCGGTGGAGGTCACCCCGACCGTGCGGGCCTTCCTCGACGGCGTCACCGACATCACCGGCGTCGCGTTCGACCCGGACGACCCCTCCGCTCTGCTCGACCAGCTCGGCACGACGGCGCGCTGGGTCGGCGCGACCCTGCGCGACACGGCCAACCCCACGCTGCTGGAGGCCGGGTACAAGCACAACGTCATCCCCGGCACCGCCACGGCGCTGGTCGACTGCCGCTTCCTGCCCGGTCACGAGGAGCGCCTCGTGCAGACCGTCAGGGAGCTCGCGGGGGAGTTCGTCGAGGTCCAGGACGTGCACCGCGACGTCGCGCTGGAGACGCCCTACGACGTGCCCCTGGTCGACCGGATGGTCGAGGCGCTGCTCGCCGAGGACCCGTCCGCCCGCGTGCTGCCCTACTGCCTGTCGGGGGGCACGGACAACAAGTCCTTCAGCCAGCTGGGCATCCCCGGCTACGGCTTCGCGCCGCTGCGCCTGCCCGCGGACCTCGACTTCGCGGGCCTGTTCCACGGCGTCGACGAGCGCGTGCCGCTGGACGCGCTGCGCTTCGGCACGCGCGTCCTGCAGCGCTTCGTGGCCAGCTCCTGACCGCCGGCCCAGCTCCTCAGCTGGGACGGACCACTCTGACGATGCGCCGCCTCAGCTGCACCTGGCGCCGCCCGCCCAGGTAGAGGCGCACCCGCGACAGCTCCCAGTGCCCGTGCTCGGCGGCCTCCGTGAGGAGCCGCCGCGCCTCGCTGCGGGAGGTGTCGCGGGACAGCGTGATCGTGCGGTACTCGTACTCGACGTCGGACCGGCCGGGGCGTCGGCCGCTGGTGCGGGGCGAAGGGATCTGCTCCATCGCCGTCCATGATGCCCACCCGCTACCGTTCGGGCCATGGCGACCGATCCCCGCGCAGCTCTCGACCGACTCGTCGCTGCGCTGGAGTCCCACCTGGCAGCCGCCCAGCGGCGGCAGGGCGACGAAGACCCCGCGGTCGAGGCGGCCTACACCGCCCTGGCCGACGCGTTCGAGGTGTACGAGGAGTCCCTCTACACCGCGTACGAGGAGGTCACCCCGTTCGAGCTCTTCGACGAGGACGAGGACGGCCTCGACGACGACGAGGACGAGGACGACGACCTCGACGACGACGCCCCCGAGGACGACGACGCCGACGGCCCCGCCGGCCCGGACGCCGTTCGGCGGTGAGCCTGCCGCAGCGCCTCAGCCGGCGCTGAGCTCGTCGAGCACCGCGCGGATCTCCGCGGGGAGCTCCAGCTCGTCGGCCGCGAGGCTGCCGAGCAGCTGGCCCGGGGTGCGGGCGCCCACGACGGCGCTCGCCACCCCGGGGTGGTCGCGCACCCACGCCAGGGCCACCTCCAGGGGAGCCACCCCCAGCCCGTCCGCGGCGGTGGCCACGGCCTGCGCCACCCGGCGCGACCCGGTGCCCAGGTAGGGCTGCACCCAGGCGGCGAGGTGCTCGGAGGCGGCCCGCGAGTCCGACGGCGTGGTCGAGCGGTACTTGCCCGTGAGCACCCCGCGCCCCAGCGGCGCCCACGCGAGCACACCGAGCCCGTGGTGGGCGGCAGCGGGAAGCACGTCGGCGTGGTCGCCGGCGAGGACGCTGAGCTCCACGCCCGCGGCGGCCAGCGGCTGGCCGGCGGCGCGCGCCGCGGCCGCGGCGGTGGCCAGCTGCCACCCCGCGTGGTCCCCGACGCCGGCGTAGCGGGCCCTGCCGCTGCTCAGGGCGCGGGCCTGGGCGGAGACGACCTCCTCTGGCGGGGTGCACCCGTCCCAGGCGTGCACCATCCACACGTCCACGTGGTCGGTGCCCAGGCGCGCCAGCGAGGCGTCCAGCCCGGCGAGCAGGGCGCGGGCGGAGGTGTCGGGGCCGGGGCGGCGGCCGCGGCCGGACTTCGTCACCAGCACCACGTCCTCGCGCGGGACGACGTCGCCGAGGAGCTCACCGAGCAGCTGCTCGGCGGCGCCGCCGCCGTAGACGTCGGCGGTGTCGACGAGGCTGCCGCCGGCCTCCACGAAGGGCACGAGCAGGTCGCGCGCCTCGTGGGCGTCGGTCACGCCGTCACTGCCCCAACCCATGGTGCCGAGGCCGAGCGCCGAGACGCGCAGACCCGACCTTCCGAGGGTGCGCTGCTCCACCGCGGCAACGTACTTCAGGCCGGTGACGCTCCGTGGCGGCACGGGGCTCGCACCGCGACCGGCCGGCCACCCCCTAGGGTCGGCGCGCATGAGGCTGGCGCTGTCGCTGGGGTACTTCGGCTCCGACCGCCCGGTGGCAGCGCAGGCCGCCGACGCGCTCGCGCTGGTGCAGCGCGCCGAGGAGCACGGCTTCGCCTCCGCGTGGGTCAGCGAGGCGTACGGCTCCGACGCCGTCAGCGTGCTCGCGTGGCTCGCGGGGCAGACGCGCACCATCGGCCTGGGCAGCGCGGTGCTGCAGGTGCCCGCCCGCAGCGCGGCGGCCACGGCCATGACGGCCGCCACCCTGGACGGGGTCTCCGGCGGCCGCTTCAGCCTGGGCCTGGGCGTGTCGGGGCCGCAGGTCTCCGAGGGCTGGCACGGCGTGGCCTTCGCGCAGCCGCTGGCCCGCACCCGCGCCTACGTGGCGGACGTGCGCCGCGCTCTGGCCCGCGAGCCCGGGCTGCACGGCGCGTCCCGGCTGCGCCTGTCGCTGCCGGCGCCGCGGCCCGACCTGCCGCTGCTGCTGGCGGCCGTCGGCCCGAAGAACGTCGAGCTGGCGGGGGAGGTGGCCGACGGGTGGCTGCCGGCGTTCCTCGTGCCCGAGGCGTCCGAGGAGCAGGTGGCCGCCCTGGCCCGGGGTCGGGCGCGCTGCGAGCTGCCCGGCGGCGCGGACCGGCCCCTCGACGTCGTCGCCGCGGTGACGGCGCTGGTGGTCCCGGAGGGGGCCGACCTCGACGACCCGGCCGTCGCCGCCCCGCTGCGCGCGCACACGGCCCTGTACCTGGGCGGGATGGGCAGCCGCGAGAAGAACGTCTA
This window encodes:
- a CDS encoding DUF5703 family protein; the encoded protein is MEQIPSPRTSGRRPGRSDVEYEYRTITLSRDTSRSEARRLLTEAAEHGHWELSRVRLYLGGRRQVQLRRRIVRVVRPS
- a CDS encoding M20/M25/M40 family metallo-hydrolase, which produces MSSTPDPQDEVVSICRDLLRIDTTNPGDGSGPGERAAAELVAELLAEVGLEPQLFESEPGRASVVVRVEGDPDGTRERGALLLHGHLDVVPARAEDWTVHPFSGEVTTETTSDPESPEQEFLWGRGAVDMKDMDAMLLAVVRDLVRRGERPPRDLVLAFMADEEAGGVQGAHWLVDHHPGLFEGVTAAVSEVGGFSTQIGGQRAYLLQTAEKGIAWLRLVAHGRAGHGSQVNTDNAVTRLCEAVARIGAHPWPVEVTPTVRAFLDGVTDITGVAFDPDDPSALLDQLGTTARWVGATLRDTANPTLLEAGYKHNVIPGTATALVDCRFLPGHEERLVQTVRELAGEFVEVQDVHRDVALETPYDVPLVDRMVEALLAEDPSARVLPYCLSGGTDNKSFSQLGIPGYGFAPLRLPADLDFAGLFHGVDERVPLDALRFGTRVLQRFVASS
- a CDS encoding aldo/keto reductase, encoding MEQRTLGRSGLRVSALGLGTMGWGSDGVTDAHEARDLLVPFVEAGGSLVDTADVYGGGAAEQLLGELLGDVVPREDVVLVTKSGRGRRPGPDTSARALLAGLDASLARLGTDHVDVWMVHAWDGCTPPEEVVSAQARALSSGRARYAGVGDHAGWQLATAAAAARAAGQPLAAAGVELSVLAGDHADVLPAAAHHGLGVLAWAPLGRGVLTGKYRSTTPSDSRAASEHLAAWVQPYLGTGSRRVAQAVATAADGLGVAPLEVALAWVRDHPGVASAVVGARTPGQLLGSLAADELELPAEIRAVLDELSAG
- a CDS encoding LLM class flavin-dependent oxidoreductase, whose product is MRLALSLGYFGSDRPVAAQAADALALVQRAEEHGFASAWVSEAYGSDAVSVLAWLAGQTRTIGLGSAVLQVPARSAAATAMTAATLDGVSGGRFSLGLGVSGPQVSEGWHGVAFAQPLARTRAYVADVRRALAREPGLHGASRLRLSLPAPRPDLPLLLAAVGPKNVELAGEVADGWLPAFLVPEASEEQVAALARGRARCELPGGADRPLDVVAAVTALVVPEGADLDDPAVAAPLRAHTALYLGGMGSREKNVYAEQAARLGHGAAAAAVQDAYLSGDRTSAAALVPTELLRAACLLGTPEELRARLGAYAAAGVGTVAVAPFGATLAERLAVLDALAPATASPTA